In the genome of Parus major isolate Abel chromosome 2, Parus_major1.1, whole genome shotgun sequence, one region contains:
- the SLC6A20 gene encoding sodium- and chloride-dependent transporter XTRP3 isoform X2: MLIAEGMPLLYLELAVGQRMRQGSIGAWKIISPYLCGVGVASVVVSFFLSMYYNVINAWAFWYLFHSFQDPLPWATCPLNSNRTGYVEECEKTSSTQYFWYRQTLNISPSLEASGSVQWEQALCLTLAWLVVYLCILRGTASTGKVVYVTASLPYCVLIIYLIRGLTLHGAVNGLVYMFTPKLEQLSNPKTWISAATQIFFSLGLGFGSLIAFASYNEPSNNCQRHAIIVSLINSTTSIFASIVTFSIYGFKATFNYESCINKVILLLLNAFDLEEGSLTADNLNEMKDYLMTTYPQEYAQLAPQIKNCSLEAELDTAVQGTGLAFIVYSEAIKNMEVPQLYSVLYFFMLLMLGIGSMLGNTAAILTPLTDSKVIASRFPKEVISGVVCFMNCIIGLIFTMEAGNYWFDIFNDYAATLSLLLIVLVETIAVCYIYGIRRFEKDLYTMIGRKPNWYWKIMWAFVSPLLIISLFIFYLTDYILTGTLQYQAWDATQGQLVTKDYPGYALAVIGLLVAASTMCIPLGALVTFIRKRLKRERVSTVA; the protein is encoded by the exons ATGCTGATTGCTGAGGGGATGCCGCTGCTGTActtggagctggctgtgggGCAGCGAATGCGGCAGGGCAGCATCGGTGCCTGGAAAATAATAAGCCCCTACCTCTGTGGTGTTG GAGTTGCCAGTGTTGTCgtctccttcttcctctccatGTACTACAATGTGATAAATGCCTGGGCCTTCTGGTACCTCTTCCACTCCTTCCAG gaccccctgccatgggccaCCTGCCCCCTCAACAGCAACCGCACGGGCTACGTGGAGGAGTGCGAGAAGACATCGTCCACGCAGTACTTCTGGTACCGGCAGACCCTGAACATCTCTCCGTCGCTGGAGGCCAGCGGGAGCGTGCAGTGGGAGCAGGCGCTGTGCCTGACGCTGGCCTGGCTCGTGGTTTACCTCTGCATCCTCCGCGGCACCGCCTCCACCGGCAAG GTTGTCTATGTGACAGCCTCTTTGCCATACTGTGTTCTCATCATATATCTCATCAGAGGATTAACACTTCATGGAGCTGTGAATGGGCTTGTCTACATGTTCACACCAAAG ctggagcagctgtcaAACCCCAAGACCTGGATCAGCGCTGCCACGCAGATCTTCTTCTCGCTGGGCCTTGGTTTCGGCAGCCTCATCGCCTTTGCCAGCTACAATGAGCCCAGCAACAACTGCCAGAGACATGCCATCATCGTGTCCCTCATCAACAGCACCACCTCCATATTTGCCAGCATTGTCACTTTCTCCATCTACGGCTTCAAGGCGACCTTTAACTATGAGAGCTGTATCAACAA GgtgatcctgctgctgctgaatgctTTTGACCTGGAGGAAGGCTCTTTAACAGCAGACAACCTCAATGAGATGAAAGATTACCTCATGACCACCTACCCACAGGAGTATGCACAATTAGCACCACAGATTAAAAACTGCAGCTTGGAAGCTGAGCTAGACACG GCTGTCCAGGGCACGGGACTGGCATTTATAGTCTATTCAGAAGCGATCAAAAACATGGAGGTGCCCCAGCTGTACTCTGTGCTCTACTTCTTCATGCTGCTGATGCTGGGCATTGGCAGCATGCTGGGGAACACGGCTGCCATCCTCACACCACTGACCGACAGCAAGGTCATTGCCTCCCGCTTTCCCAAGGAGGTGATCTCAG GTGTTGTGTGTTTCATGAATTGTATAATTGGCCTGATCTTCACCATGGAGGCTGGAAATTACTGGTTTGACATCTTCAATGACTATGCAGCcaccctctccctgctgctcatCGTGCTGGTGGAAACCATCGCTGTGTGTTACATCTACGGGATAAGGAG ATTTGAGAAAGATCTTTACACCATGATTGGACGCAAGCCAAACTGGTATTGGAAAATTATGTGGGCTTTTGTTAGTCCACTGCTCATTATAagcctatttattttttacctcaCCGACTATATCCTCACAGGAACGTTGCAATACCAAGCATGGGATGCCACACAG GGGCAGCTGGTGACCAAGGATTACCCCGGCTATGCCCTGGCGGTGATCgggctgctggtggcagcatCCACCATGTGCATACCCCTGGGAGCACTAGTGACTTTTATAAGGAAGAGACTGAAGAGGGAACGAGTTTCAACTGTTGCATGA
- the SLC6A20 gene encoding sodium- and chloride-dependent transporter XTRP3 isoform X1 produces the protein MEKSRPLWDNPLQFVFACISYAVGLGNVWRFPYLCQMYGGGGFLIPYLIMLIAEGMPLLYLELAVGQRMRQGSIGAWKIISPYLCGVGVASVVVSFFLSMYYNVINAWAFWYLFHSFQDPLPWATCPLNSNRTGYVEECEKTSSTQYFWYRQTLNISPSLEASGSVQWEQALCLTLAWLVVYLCILRGTASTGKVVYVTASLPYCVLIIYLIRGLTLHGAVNGLVYMFTPKLEQLSNPKTWISAATQIFFSLGLGFGSLIAFASYNEPSNNCQRHAIIVSLINSTTSIFASIVTFSIYGFKATFNYESCINKVILLLLNAFDLEEGSLTADNLNEMKDYLMTTYPQEYAQLAPQIKNCSLEAELDTAVQGTGLAFIVYSEAIKNMEVPQLYSVLYFFMLLMLGIGSMLGNTAAILTPLTDSKVIASRFPKEVISGVVCFMNCIIGLIFTMEAGNYWFDIFNDYAATLSLLLIVLVETIAVCYIYGIRRFEKDLYTMIGRKPNWYWKIMWAFVSPLLIISLFIFYLTDYILTGTLQYQAWDATQGQLVTKDYPGYALAVIGLLVAASTMCIPLGALVTFIRKRLKRERVSTVA, from the exons ATGGAGAAATCTCGACCCTTATGGGACAATCCCCTACAGTTTGTTTTTGCCTGCATTTCCTATGCTGTGGGGCTAGGAAATGTGTGGAGGTTTCCATACTTATGTCAGATGTACGGAGGAG GTGGCTTTTTGATCCCATACCTTATCATGCTGATTGCTGAGGGGATGCCGCTGCTGTActtggagctggctgtgggGCAGCGAATGCGGCAGGGCAGCATCGGTGCCTGGAAAATAATAAGCCCCTACCTCTGTGGTGTTG GAGTTGCCAGTGTTGTCgtctccttcttcctctccatGTACTACAATGTGATAAATGCCTGGGCCTTCTGGTACCTCTTCCACTCCTTCCAG gaccccctgccatgggccaCCTGCCCCCTCAACAGCAACCGCACGGGCTACGTGGAGGAGTGCGAGAAGACATCGTCCACGCAGTACTTCTGGTACCGGCAGACCCTGAACATCTCTCCGTCGCTGGAGGCCAGCGGGAGCGTGCAGTGGGAGCAGGCGCTGTGCCTGACGCTGGCCTGGCTCGTGGTTTACCTCTGCATCCTCCGCGGCACCGCCTCCACCGGCAAG GTTGTCTATGTGACAGCCTCTTTGCCATACTGTGTTCTCATCATATATCTCATCAGAGGATTAACACTTCATGGAGCTGTGAATGGGCTTGTCTACATGTTCACACCAAAG ctggagcagctgtcaAACCCCAAGACCTGGATCAGCGCTGCCACGCAGATCTTCTTCTCGCTGGGCCTTGGTTTCGGCAGCCTCATCGCCTTTGCCAGCTACAATGAGCCCAGCAACAACTGCCAGAGACATGCCATCATCGTGTCCCTCATCAACAGCACCACCTCCATATTTGCCAGCATTGTCACTTTCTCCATCTACGGCTTCAAGGCGACCTTTAACTATGAGAGCTGTATCAACAA GgtgatcctgctgctgctgaatgctTTTGACCTGGAGGAAGGCTCTTTAACAGCAGACAACCTCAATGAGATGAAAGATTACCTCATGACCACCTACCCACAGGAGTATGCACAATTAGCACCACAGATTAAAAACTGCAGCTTGGAAGCTGAGCTAGACACG GCTGTCCAGGGCACGGGACTGGCATTTATAGTCTATTCAGAAGCGATCAAAAACATGGAGGTGCCCCAGCTGTACTCTGTGCTCTACTTCTTCATGCTGCTGATGCTGGGCATTGGCAGCATGCTGGGGAACACGGCTGCCATCCTCACACCACTGACCGACAGCAAGGTCATTGCCTCCCGCTTTCCCAAGGAGGTGATCTCAG GTGTTGTGTGTTTCATGAATTGTATAATTGGCCTGATCTTCACCATGGAGGCTGGAAATTACTGGTTTGACATCTTCAATGACTATGCAGCcaccctctccctgctgctcatCGTGCTGGTGGAAACCATCGCTGTGTGTTACATCTACGGGATAAGGAG ATTTGAGAAAGATCTTTACACCATGATTGGACGCAAGCCAAACTGGTATTGGAAAATTATGTGGGCTTTTGTTAGTCCACTGCTCATTATAagcctatttattttttacctcaCCGACTATATCCTCACAGGAACGTTGCAATACCAAGCATGGGATGCCACACAG GGGCAGCTGGTGACCAAGGATTACCCCGGCTATGCCCTGGCGGTGATCgggctgctggtggcagcatCCACCATGTGCATACCCCTGGGAGCACTAGTGACTTTTATAAGGAAGAGACTGAAGAGGGAACGAGTTTCAACTGTTGCATGA
- the LZTFL1 gene encoding leucine zipper transcription factor-like protein 1 isoform X1, translated as MAELGVNEHHQNEVVSYMRFARFKRGMCLKTVDSCFQDLKDSRLVEETFTVDEVIDMLDGLQSVVHSEVESELINTTYTNVLLLRQLFSQAEKWYLKLQTDVSDLENRELLDQVAEFEKSEYTSSNKKSTADPVKPKLAPLNEGGSELLNKTVALLQEENEKLKTRLRTIETQATAALDEKSKLEKSLRDLQMIQGDQKNNANQDITELENKVAALKSQFEKTLNDRTANQKFLEEDLMTTKHDLLKVQDQLSTAEKELEKKFQQTAAYRNMKDILTKKNEQIRDLRRRLSKYESED; from the exons GCAGAGCTGGGCGTTAATGAGCACCACCAGAACGAAGTGGTCAGCTACATGCGCTTCGCTCGTTTCAAGCGTGGCATGTGTCTCAAAACAGTGGATTCTTGTTTTCAGGACCTCAAGGACAGCAG ACTTGTTGAAGAGACCTTCACAGTTGACGAGGTGATAGACATGCTGGATGGACTGCAGAGTGTTGTACACAGTGAAGTGGAGTCAGAGCTCATAAACACAACTTATACCAATGTTTTACTTCTGCGGCAGCTCTTTTCACAGGCTGAGAAATGGTACCTGAAGTTACAGACAGACGTCTCTGACTTGGAGAATCG agaattATTGGACCAGGTTGCTGAGTTTGAAAAGTCAGAATATACATCTTCAAACAAAAAg tcCACTGCAGATCCTGTTAAACCAAAACTTGCTCCATTAAATGAAGGTGGGTCAGAGCTGCTAAACAAG ACAGTTGCTCTTCtccaagaagaaaatgaaaaattgaagaCTAGACTCAGGACCATAGAAACACAG GCTACAGCTGCCCTAGATGAAAAGTCCAAGCTGGAGAAGTCACTGAGGGATTTACAGATGATCCAAGGAGATCAGAAG AATAATGCAAACCAGGATATCactgaactggaaaataaagtggCAGCTTTGAAATCCCAGTTTGAGAAGACTTTGAATGACAGAACTGCAAACCAGAAGTTCTTAGAAGAAGACTTGATGACAACAAAACATGACTTATTGAAGGTTCAAGATCAGCTATCCACAGCTGAAAAG GAACTGGAGAAGAAATTTCAGCAAACAGCTGCCTATCGCAACATGAAAGACATTCTCACCAAGAAGAATGAACAGATCAGGGATCTGCGTAGAAGACTTTCCAA GTATGAGTCAGAGGACTGA
- the LZTFL1 gene encoding leucine zipper transcription factor-like protein 1 isoform X2, giving the protein MRFARFKRGMCLKTVDSCFQDLKDSRLVEETFTVDEVIDMLDGLQSVVHSEVESELINTTYTNVLLLRQLFSQAEKWYLKLQTDVSDLENRELLDQVAEFEKSEYTSSNKKSTADPVKPKLAPLNEGGSELLNKTVALLQEENEKLKTRLRTIETQATAALDEKSKLEKSLRDLQMIQGDQKNNANQDITELENKVAALKSQFEKTLNDRTANQKFLEEDLMTTKHDLLKVQDQLSTAEKELEKKFQQTAAYRNMKDILTKKNEQIRDLRRRLSKYESED; this is encoded by the exons ATGCGCTTCGCTCGTTTCAAGCGTGGCATGTGTCTCAAAACAGTGGATTCTTGTTTTCAGGACCTCAAGGACAGCAG ACTTGTTGAAGAGACCTTCACAGTTGACGAGGTGATAGACATGCTGGATGGACTGCAGAGTGTTGTACACAGTGAAGTGGAGTCAGAGCTCATAAACACAACTTATACCAATGTTTTACTTCTGCGGCAGCTCTTTTCACAGGCTGAGAAATGGTACCTGAAGTTACAGACAGACGTCTCTGACTTGGAGAATCG agaattATTGGACCAGGTTGCTGAGTTTGAAAAGTCAGAATATACATCTTCAAACAAAAAg tcCACTGCAGATCCTGTTAAACCAAAACTTGCTCCATTAAATGAAGGTGGGTCAGAGCTGCTAAACAAG ACAGTTGCTCTTCtccaagaagaaaatgaaaaattgaagaCTAGACTCAGGACCATAGAAACACAG GCTACAGCTGCCCTAGATGAAAAGTCCAAGCTGGAGAAGTCACTGAGGGATTTACAGATGATCCAAGGAGATCAGAAG AATAATGCAAACCAGGATATCactgaactggaaaataaagtggCAGCTTTGAAATCCCAGTTTGAGAAGACTTTGAATGACAGAACTGCAAACCAGAAGTTCTTAGAAGAAGACTTGATGACAACAAAACATGACTTATTGAAGGTTCAAGATCAGCTATCCACAGCTGAAAAG GAACTGGAGAAGAAATTTCAGCAAACAGCTGCCTATCGCAACATGAAAGACATTCTCACCAAGAAGAATGAACAGATCAGGGATCTGCGTAGAAGACTTTCCAA GTATGAGTCAGAGGACTGA